Proteins from one Micromonospora sp. M71_S20 genomic window:
- the murD gene encoding UDP-N-acetylmuramoyl-L-alanine--D-glutamate ligase, which yields MRLSDLRGRTVAVWGAGREGRAAVTAIAAHGPADLVAVDDSANFLSLPWEGPLAEAAPLVTGEEGFARLAAADVVVRSPGVPQTHPWLVELRRRGVTVTQGTALWMADHAARTVGVTGSKGKSTTSSLISHLLAAVDRPNVFGGNIGVPTLDLPEAELYVLELSSYQCSDLTDSPRVAVVTALFPEHLDAHGGEREYYRDKLNLLAHGPRTVVVNGADPRLALELGDRAAVRAGLPDTAHVAGGADGTPWFHLGDRPLFPRAVLPLVGRHNEGNLCVALAVLDALGVDVVARRDTLAVAVAEFQGLAHRLTEIADPSGLTFVDDTLATSPYAAMHAIDAYEGRPLTVIVGGTDRGLDYAPLREHLAERELTVLGIPDSGARIVEALAGLPQVRTEVVDDLVDAVRLARELTPADGVVLLSPAAPSYGRFRNFEHRSEVFAQAVRDTAG from the coding sequence GTGCGCCTGTCTGACCTGCGCGGACGTACCGTCGCCGTCTGGGGGGCCGGCCGGGAGGGCCGGGCCGCGGTGACCGCGATCGCCGCGCACGGCCCGGCCGACCTGGTCGCCGTCGACGACAGCGCCAACTTCCTCAGCCTGCCCTGGGAGGGCCCGCTGGCCGAGGCGGCGCCGCTGGTCACCGGCGAGGAGGGCTTCGCCCGGCTGGCCGCCGCCGACGTGGTGGTCCGCTCGCCCGGCGTGCCGCAGACCCATCCGTGGCTGGTCGAGCTGCGCCGGCGCGGCGTGACCGTGACCCAGGGCACGGCGCTGTGGATGGCCGACCACGCCGCCCGCACCGTCGGCGTCACCGGCAGCAAGGGCAAGAGCACCACCTCCAGCCTGATCAGCCACCTGCTCGCCGCCGTGGACCGGCCGAACGTCTTCGGCGGCAACATCGGCGTGCCGACGCTGGACCTGCCGGAGGCGGAGCTGTACGTGCTGGAGCTCTCCAGCTACCAGTGCAGCGACCTGACCGACTCGCCCCGGGTCGCGGTCGTCACGGCGCTCTTCCCCGAGCACCTCGACGCGCACGGCGGCGAGCGCGAGTACTACCGGGACAAGCTCAACCTGCTCGCGCACGGGCCACGGACCGTGGTGGTCAACGGCGCCGACCCGAGGCTCGCCCTCGAACTGGGCGACCGCGCGGCGGTACGCGCCGGCCTGCCGGACACCGCGCACGTGGCCGGCGGCGCGGACGGCACGCCCTGGTTCCACCTCGGCGACCGGCCGCTGTTCCCGCGCGCGGTGCTGCCGCTGGTCGGCCGGCACAACGAGGGCAACCTCTGCGTCGCCCTCGCCGTGCTCGACGCGCTCGGCGTCGACGTGGTGGCTCGCAGGGACACCCTGGCCGTGGCGGTCGCCGAGTTCCAGGGACTCGCCCACCGGCTCACCGAGATCGCCGACCCGTCCGGTCTCACCTTCGTCGACGACACCCTCGCCACCAGCCCGTACGCGGCCATGCACGCCATCGACGCGTACGAGGGGCGACCGTTGACGGTGATCGTCGGCGGCACCGACCGGGGCCTGGACTACGCGCCGCTGCGCGAGCACCTCGCGGAGCGCGAGCTCACCGTGCTCGGCATCCCCGACAGCGGCGCCCGGATCGTCGAGGCGCTCGCCGGTTTGCCGCAGGTGCGCACCGAGGTGGTCGACGACCTGGTCGACGCCGTGCGGCTGGCCCGCGAGCTGACCCCGGCCGACGGGGTGGTG
- a CDS encoding PucR family transcriptional regulator has protein sequence MSHRLYALGGTNPGRGGCPCGIYVTDGSVSPVFPTVREVLALDPVRHGAPRLVAGDAGLDRPVRWVHVTEVPDIAPLLGGGELVLTTGIGLPADDAGLRAFIGDLADVGVSGLVVELGRRYVSGVPRVMAAAAERRGLPLVELRRATPFVRITEAVHALIVDAQLTELRATEEIHQRFTELSVEGAGPGEVVRQAADLSGCPVVLENLSRQVLAYDPAGESAELLLDCWEQHSRRIRPAGRTAYDGDNGWLVTTVGARGQDWGRLLLRWPGGGDLAAGRRVFDPAEEGGAPVGVAAPPVVPPTRLTILVERAASTLALGRLIRRDAEGLERQIHRTLLTALLDHSLPVDEVALRARALGVVLERRHLVGVVVRHRIDDPAGEGGAAPDQGHPGGPEAGPARLRDLAEAVGQALHEAKLTGLSSAIDDHAVGVLLALPEPAAEERSLAAFATALHRTRPDTPARSDGHVRPDGHSRLGGSARPDGQVRLGGAVRGDGAAWSGPVRGDGAARSNGRANGVARPAGGGLLIAAGSGVPGLREARRSLIEARQVADAARRDRRDLPVFRLPHVGLAGLLHLLRDEPRLQTFVERELGALLTHDAQHPREQLLGTLRAYLEQGRNKSAAAGAAHLSRPAFYERLARIRRVLDVDLDSVEACLSLHVALLALDAIRTP, from the coding sequence ATGTCGCACCGGCTGTACGCACTTGGCGGCACGAACCCGGGACGGGGCGGCTGTCCGTGCGGAATCTATGTCACGGACGGTAGCGTGTCGCCCGTGTTCCCTACCGTCCGTGAGGTCCTCGCGCTGGACCCGGTCCGCCACGGTGCTCCGCGCCTGGTCGCCGGGGACGCCGGTCTCGACCGCCCGGTGCGCTGGGTGCACGTGACCGAGGTGCCCGACATCGCCCCGCTGCTCGGCGGTGGCGAGCTGGTGCTCACCACCGGGATCGGGCTGCCCGCCGACGACGCCGGTCTGCGCGCCTTCATCGGCGACCTGGCGGACGTGGGCGTCTCCGGCCTGGTCGTCGAGCTGGGCCGCCGGTACGTCAGCGGGGTGCCCCGGGTGATGGCCGCCGCCGCCGAGCGGCGCGGGCTGCCCCTGGTCGAGCTGCGGCGGGCCACCCCGTTCGTCCGGATCACCGAGGCCGTGCACGCGCTGATCGTCGACGCCCAGCTGACCGAGCTGCGGGCCACGGAGGAGATCCACCAGCGCTTCACGGAGCTGTCGGTGGAGGGCGCCGGCCCCGGCGAGGTGGTGCGGCAGGCCGCCGACCTCTCCGGCTGCCCGGTGGTGCTGGAGAACCTCTCCCGGCAGGTGCTCGCGTACGACCCGGCGGGGGAGAGCGCCGAGCTGCTGCTGGACTGCTGGGAGCAGCACTCGCGGCGGATCCGGCCGGCGGGGCGGACCGCGTACGACGGCGACAACGGGTGGCTGGTGACCACGGTGGGCGCCCGGGGGCAGGACTGGGGGCGGCTGCTGCTGCGCTGGCCCGGCGGGGGCGACCTGGCGGCGGGCCGGCGCGTGTTCGACCCCGCCGAGGAGGGCGGCGCGCCCGTCGGCGTCGCCGCGCCGCCCGTGGTCCCGCCCACCCGGTTGACCATCCTCGTCGAGCGGGCCGCCTCGACGCTGGCCCTGGGCCGGCTGATCCGGCGCGACGCCGAGGGCCTGGAGCGGCAGATCCACCGGACGCTGCTCACCGCCCTGCTCGACCACTCGCTGCCGGTGGACGAGGTCGCCCTGCGGGCCCGGGCGCTCGGCGTGGTGCTGGAGCGCCGGCACCTGGTCGGGGTGGTGGTCCGGCACCGGATCGACGACCCGGCGGGGGAGGGCGGCGCGGCCCCGGACCAGGGGCACCCGGGCGGTCCGGAGGCCGGCCCGGCGCGGCTGCGTGATCTCGCCGAGGCGGTCGGGCAGGCGTTGCACGAGGCGAAGCTGACCGGGCTGTCCAGCGCCATCGACGACCACGCCGTCGGCGTGCTGCTCGCCCTGCCGGAGCCGGCGGCCGAGGAGCGGTCGCTGGCCGCGTTCGCCACCGCGCTGCACCGCACCCGCCCGGACACCCCCGCCCGCTCGGACGGCCATGTCCGCCCGGACGGTCATTCCCGCCTGGGCGGCTCCGCTCGTCCCGACGGCCAGGTCCGCCTGGGCGGCGCCGTCCGTGGTGACGGAGCGGCCTGGTCGGGCCCCGTCCGTGGTGACGGAGCGGCCCGGTCCAACGGCCGGGCGAACGGCGTGGCCCGGCCGGCAGGCGGCGGACTGCTCATCGCGGCCGGTTCCGGCGTGCCCGGCCTGCGGGAGGCGCGTCGGTCGCTGATCGAGGCCCGGCAGGTCGCCGATGCCGCCCGGCGGGACCGGCGGGATCTGCCGGTCTTCCGGCTGCCGCACGTCGGGCTGGCGGGGCTGCTGCACCTGCTGCGCGACGAGCCCCGGTTGCAGACCTTCGTCGAGCGGGAACTCGGCGCACTGCTGACCCACGACGCGCAGCACCCGCGGGAGCAGCTGCTGGGCACCCTACGGGCGTACCTGGAGCAGGGCCGCAACAAGTCGGCGGCGGCCGGGGCGGCACACCTGTCCCGACCGGCCTTCTACGAGCGGCTGGCCCGGATCCGCCGCGTCCTGGACGTGGACCTCGACTCCGTCGAGGCCTGCCTCTCCCTGCACGTGGCCCTGCTGGCCCTCGACGCCATCCGCACCCCCTGA